A section of the Epinephelus moara isolate mb chromosome 3, YSFRI_EMoa_1.0, whole genome shotgun sequence genome encodes:
- the stk36 gene encoding serine/threonine-protein kinase 36 isoform X2, with protein MNSYHVLELVGEGSFGRVYKGRKRFTGQVVALKFMPKVGRSEKELRSLKREIEIMRDLQHPNIVQLFDSFETETEVVVVTEYAEGQLFQILEDDGHLPESQVREITCQLVSALYYLHSHRILHRDMKPQNILLGKSGVVKLCDFGFARAMSVSTLVLTSIKGTPLYMSPELVEEKPYDHTADLWSLGCILYELHTGAPPFYTNSIFHLVQLIVKDQVKWPDTMSDVCTSFLKGLLTKDPQKRLSWPDLLHHPFVADGVLVLSDTGLFSPLTVSPSPDMMALKLQQVAAKSAPTPGGSRLLRKAIEQMNRGKPVSSDSVKKKKDGVGNERANSALVAPSPRAKPRSGDVSVTSGHSIMTAVNQSPNPKNQGSVRSKHRGQISRDYEQEFPSVEVRPRLEQRCNEDSQTALQRQDVDSEHYWEKLVQESDPSRQQRELSNHSAIILQLKSMIQAFKAQSSGGAVKESWRIQLPLKVLRNLILTSDLKKSYHIGQELGLPHVLFDLVNDAVENSNSIKQPWSVQALGEMIVVLMIYWEKHPDSVEEEHRLEEFTKPFIRILNQPDLIPLAPLATSVLSLLTQHGVDVEVDADNLTSALKNLLLDSYEPQLSLPPGWGLCDGLLSLLLHTLSELEHGSGSSCLDSAMFLDLWKKIGTSLTRASPDADFCLANGLHSFLSTALFVFTKDPYSCIPLFSDHESKCVYTLGRLLGTDSLHLFAEGSPGRHELDLSHDSLSVLSCHLLCFPFALDLPSHTMSTILQLYDSCGIVVCLLQVIQTLPPPLLELPLSLLSRLLLCDPERSVSRLGKAACGFFAPAGDSRLTASKHQTPLSRTASSLLSDLLQLDVLWDSAVELLTLLSQVARCSPWPAHSQFHLEASVLQQALAHSYDQIRAATCRLLGNLDPFRPPTLHTLQPDIFKSMINCLHDSCTPVRRMACRAVGNWLGYIAAGAGFKMGRSNGKGSDTLGWGKGKQQNKHKCSHNVAAGDLSTIVEQGVDDEEGRRWLEEARRTAAMLAPLITDPDALTRRHCCAALGNLVKVDGALSLLLEEDVSSLLLRAACTDSHNAVRQAAIATLCLYSEQDAIRQVLRSLNASKKLLQASQHAPPQCDYHQLIGQL; from the exons GTTGTGGTTGTAACTGAGTACGCAGAGGGTCAGTTGTTCCAGATTCTTGAGGACGATGGGCACTTACCAGAAAGCCAG GTCCGTGAGATTACCTGCCAGCTGGTCTCTGCTCTGTATTACTTGCACTCCCATCGCATCCTTCATCGTGacatgaaaccacaaaatattctgCTGGGGAAAAGTGGTGTGGTGAAGCTCTGTGACTTTGG GTTTGCCAGGGCCATGAGCGTCTCCACCTTGGTGCTGACTTCAATCAAGGGAACACCACTGTACATGTCCCCTGAGCTGGTGGAGGAGAAACCATACGACCACACTGCTGATCTCTGGTCTCTGGGCTGCATCCTTTATGAGCTCCACACGGGGGCGCCTCCGTTCTACACTAACTCCATCTTCCACCTGGTGCAGCTTATAGTGAAAGACCAAGTCAAATGGCCAGACACTATGAGCGACGTCTGCACG AGTTTCCTGAAAGGTTTGCTGACCAAAGACCCTCAGAAGCGATTGTCATGGCCAGACCTCCTGCACCATCCCTTTGTTGCTGATGGTGTTTTAG TGTTGTCAGACACAGGCCTTTTCAGCCCTCTGACAGTCTCACCCAGCCCGGACATGATGGCACTGAAACTTCAGCAAGTGGCGGCAAAGTCGGCGCCGACTCCTGGGGGGAGCAGATTGTTGCGAAAGGCCATAGAACAGATGAACAGAGGgaaaccagtgagcagtgacagtgTGAAA AAAAAGAAGGATGGAGTGGGAAATGAAAGGGCCAACTCTGCATTGGTAGCACCGTCCCCGAGAGCCAAGCCCCGCTCTGGTGATGTCTCTGTTACCTCAGGCCACTCGATcatgacagctgtcaatcaaagcCCCAACCCTAAGAACCAAGGCAGCGTGAGATCAAAACACAG GGGACAGATCAGCAGGGACTATGAACAGGAGTTCCCCTCTGTAGAGGTCAGGCCGCGACTAGAGCAGAGATGCAATGAGGACAGTCAGACCGCACTGCAGAGGCAG GATGTTGACAGTGAGCACTATTGGGAGAAACTGGTCCAAGAATCAGATCCaagcagacagcagagagaaCTATCAAACCACAGTGCCATTATACTTCAACTAAAATCCATGATCCAGGCATTTAAAGCTCAG TCATCAGGTGGCGCTGTTAAAGAATCGTGGCGGATTCAACTACCGCTGAAGGTCTTACGCAACCTTATTCTGACGTCTGACCTCAAGAAGTCGTACCACATTGGTCAGGAACTCGGACTACCCCATGTCCTCTTCGACCTGGTCAATGATGCTGTAGAAAACTCAAATTCCATCAAG CAGCCATGGAGTGTCCAAGCACTTGGAGAAATGATTGTTGTGCTTATGATCTACTGGGAGAAACACCCTGACTCTGTGGAAGAAGAGCACAG ACTGGAGGAGTTCACCAAACCCTTCATCAGAATTCTCAATCAACCAGACCTCATTCCTTTGGCA CCTCTAGCCACCTCTGTTTTGTCTCTATTGACACAACACGGTGTTGATGTCGAAGTTGATGCAGACAATCTAACGTCTGCACTGAAAAACCTGCTTTTGGACTCGTATGAG CCCCAgctttctcttcctcctggcTGGGGACTCTGTGATGGCCTCCTGTCTTTACTCCTACACACACTCTCTGAG CTTGAACATGGCTCAGGATCTTCATGTTTAGATTCAGCAATGTTTTTGGATCTATGGAAAAAAATAGGCACTTCACTAACAAGGGCATCACCAGACGCAGACTTCTGTTTGGCAAATG GGCTGCATTCCTTTCTGTCTACTGCGCTGTTTGTCTTCACGAAGGACCCATACTCATGCATTCCTCTGTTTTCTGACCACGAATCAAAATGTGTATACACCCTTGGCCGGCTGCTGGGCACTGACAG TCTTCATTTGTTTGCTGAGGGCAGTCCAGGGAGACACGAGCTGGATCTGAGTCACGACAGCCTGTCCGTGTTGAGCTGCCACTTGTTGTGCTTTCCATTCGCTCTGGACCTGCCTTCACACACCATGTCTACAATTTTACAGCTGTATGACAGTTGTGGTATTGTTGTGTGCCTCCTGCAG GTAATTCAAACTCTTCCTCCTCCGCTGTTAGAGCTGCCTCTCTCCCTGCTGAGCCGTTTACTCCTCTGTGACCCCGAGCGTTCCGTTTCCCGCCTCGGAAAAGCTGCTTGTGGTTTTTTTGCGCCAGCCGGGGACAGCAGGCTCACTGCCTCCAAACACCAGACTCCGCTGAGCAGAACTGCCAGCTCACTCCTCTCTGACTTGCTGCAGCTGGATGTGCTGTGGGACTCTGCTGTGGAGCTGTTAACTCTGCTGTCCCAAGTAGCTCGTTGTTCCCCCTGGCCTGCCCACTCTCAGTTTCACCTGGAAGCCTCAGTGCTGCAGCAGGCGCTGGCTCACTCTTACGACCAGATCAGGGCTGCCACATGCAGACTTTTAGGAAATTTGGATCCATTCAGGCCTCCCACGCTGCACACCCTGCAACCTGACATTTTCAAAAGCATGATAAACTGTCTCCATGACTCCTGCACGCCTGTCCGGCGGATGGCTTGCAGGGCAGTCGGGAACTGGTTGGGATATATTGCGGCAGGGGCAGGGTTTAAAATGGGTAGGTCCAATGGAAAGGGCAGTGACACTTTAGGGTGGGGCAAAGGgaagcaacaaaataaacacaagtgTTCACACAATGTGGCAGCAGGAGATTTGTCTACTATAGTAGAACAGGGAGTGGACGATGAGGAGGGGCGCAGGTGGTTAGAGGAAGCCAGGAGGACGGCGGCCATGCTGGCGCCTCTGATCACTGACCCCGATGCCCTCACACGTCGTCACTGTTGCGCAGCCCTGGGAAACCTGGTAAAGGTTGATGGAGCTTTATCCTTGTTGTTGGAAGAGGACGTGTCCAGCTTACTTCTGAGAGCGGCATGCACGGATTCCCATAATGCAGTGAGACAAGCTGCCATAGCAACCCTGTGCCTGTACAGCGAGCAGGACGCAATACGTCAG GTCCTGAGGTCCCTCAATGCCAGTAAGAAACTTCTCCAGGCGTCACAACACGCACCTCCACAGTGTGACTATCACCAGCTCATCGGACAGCTGTGA